One segment of Solanum lycopersicum chromosome 1, SLM_r2.1 DNA contains the following:
- the LOC101260468 gene encoding beta-amyrin 28-monooxygenase-like, whose amino-acid sequence MEIPAYVLLLPLALFIIIVIVMRRKRLNYPPGSCGWPYLGETLDFLNANKEGKPEKFVKERIEKYKSKIFKTSLMGETVVVLGGASGNKFLFSNENKQVVIWWPASVRKLIGSCLITTVGKEAKIMRKMLSTFVSPDAFSRLYIKTMELVAHHHFMNYWQGKEKVKVFPLVKLYTFKVACQLFMSIEDKNEIERLSREFNLLLKGLISLPINLPGTSFYKAMKGTTAIRKELLQVVKKRLLQVVKKRREALEQKIASPSQDILSHLLSCPDENGKYMSELLIVNNILLFLFAGHDTSSVTLTLLIKRLAEHPQIYQNILQS is encoded by the exons ATGGAAATTCCTGCATATGTTTTGCTATTGCCATTAGCTTTATTCATCATAATTGTCATAGTGATGAGAAGAAAGAGATTGAATTATCCTCCTGGAAGTTGTGGATGGCCATATCTTGGCGAAACACTAGACTTCCTCAACGCAAACAAGGAAGGAAAACCAGAGAAATTCGTTAAAGAGAGAATAGAGAAATACAAGTCTAAAATCTTTAAAACATCCTTAATGGGAGAGACTGTGGTGGTATTAGGTGGTGCAAGTGGAAATAAGTTCTTGTTTAGCAATGAAAACAAACAAGTGGTTATTTGGTGGCCTGCATCAGTAAGAAAACTTATAGGATCTTGTTTGATTACTACTGTTGGAAAAGAAGCCAAAATCATGAGGAAGATGCTTTCTACTTTTGTTAGTCCTGATGCTTTTTCTAGACTCTACATCAAAACCATGGAACTTGTTGCACACCACCATTTTATGAATTATTGGCAAG GTAAAGAGAAGGTGAAGGTGTTTCCTCTGGTAAAATTATATACTTTCAAAGTGGCATGTCAACTATTCATGAGCATTGAAgacaaaaatgaaattgaaaggCTTTCTAGGGAGTTCAACCTTTTATTGAAAGGACTAATTTCCCTCCCTATAAATTTACCTGGTACATCATTTTACAAAGCAATGAAAGGTACAACTGCTATTAGGAAAGAATTATTACAAGttgtaaaaaaaagattattacaagttgtaaaaaaaagaagagaagctTTGGAACAGAAAATAGCATCACCTTCACAAGACATTTTGTCTCATTTGTTGTCCTGCCCTGATGAAAATGGAAAGTACATGTCTGAACTACTTATTGTTAATAACATATTGTTGTTTCTCTTTGCTGGTCATGACACTTCATCTGTCACACTTACTTTACTCATTAAGAGACTTGCAGAGCACCCTCAAATTTATCAGAACATTCTCCAAAGTTAG